The following coding sequences are from one Spartobacteria bacterium window:
- a CDS encoding tetratricopeptide repeat protein has protein sequence MNNHQVLCLTLLLFSTGCITPEEPDTTNKVWDAAVPIGPLAPQATASESSYNDYTQEIITTHQSNAYAHQLESDGCYEDAMKEYAGLQAAASNANDEMKARLGRARCMLRLNQPDGAIALLSDVPEEPSTPIEAQQMALMGEAFLRKGHPQYAESLLEIALDFPDAEYERWAPPAFANLASAYVLCDKPEKAYSVYKYAAHLFRLRRRSEDSTACRAAAAQLRRTAESELDHRSTKPIRRIKI, from the coding sequence ATGAATAATCACCAGGTACTTTGTTTAACCCTGCTGCTCTTCAGCACAGGCTGTATCACCCCTGAAGAACCGGACACCACCAATAAAGTCTGGGATGCAGCAGTTCCCATCGGACCATTGGCTCCACAAGCCACGGCATCGGAATCCTCATACAACGATTACACTCAGGAAATCATAACGACTCATCAATCAAATGCATATGCGCACCAGCTGGAATCAGATGGCTGTTACGAAGACGCGATGAAAGAATATGCGGGCTTACAGGCTGCGGCCTCCAATGCAAATGATGAAATGAAAGCCCGACTGGGACGCGCCCGCTGCATGCTTCGGCTAAACCAGCCCGACGGGGCTATTGCCCTGCTTAGTGACGTCCCCGAAGAACCATCGACACCGATTGAAGCACAGCAAATGGCACTGATGGGAGAAGCTTTTTTACGTAAGGGACACCCTCAATATGCCGAATCACTGCTCGAAATAGCCTTGGATTTTCCCGACGCCGAATATGAACGATGGGCTCCACCCGCCTTTGCAAATCTAGCTTCCGCATACGTATTATGTGATAAACCTGAAAAAGCGTATTCCGTTTATAAGTATGCGGCACACCTTTTCCGACTCAGACGACGCTCTGAAGACAGCACTGCATGTCGCGCCGCAGCGGCACAATTGCGTAGAACCGCAGAATCCGAACTTGACCACCGCAGTACCAAGCCCATCAGACGAATTAAAATTTAA
- a CDS encoding nucleotidyl transferase AbiEii/AbiGii toxin family protein, translated as MSKNTGNRSASVRQRLYTIAKQSGRSFNELLQLYAMERFLYRLSCSPYRDRFVLKGALMLMVWDTGCNRTTRDIDLLGITGNAPENLHRITRELCVMPVQEDDGLVFDAATINAVRIKEGAEYEGVRIKFVCYLGEARIPMQIDVGFNDVVTPRPQTVNYPVLLDFPPPKLNGYTFESVIAEKFEAMVKLGAINSRMKDFYDIWFLAGQFHFDHHKLGEAITATFQRRGTLMKSPAILTPDFDDFSAKQKQWMAFVTKNELEHAPGQFTSVTRIIRQFLAPYIDRQECGTSEAKEWIPGQGWKL; from the coding sequence TTGAGCAAAAACACAGGTAACCGCTCCGCATCCGTTCGGCAACGGCTGTATACTATAGCAAAACAGTCCGGTCGGTCGTTTAATGAACTGCTGCAGCTATACGCAATGGAGCGCTTCCTTTACCGTCTGAGTTGTTCACCCTATCGGGATCGCTTTGTTCTAAAAGGCGCGTTGATGCTGATGGTATGGGATACAGGCTGCAATCGTACCACGCGGGATATAGATTTGCTGGGCATAACAGGAAACGCACCGGAAAATTTGCACCGGATCACGCGAGAACTATGCGTCATGCCTGTGCAGGAAGATGATGGTCTTGTATTCGATGCGGCAACAATCAATGCGGTTCGCATTAAGGAAGGCGCAGAATATGAAGGCGTTCGCATTAAATTTGTATGTTATCTTGGCGAAGCGCGAATTCCGATGCAGATTGATGTAGGCTTTAACGATGTGGTTACACCCCGACCTCAAACCGTGAACTATCCCGTACTACTCGATTTTCCTCCCCCGAAACTAAATGGATATACATTTGAAAGCGTTATAGCTGAGAAATTCGAGGCGATGGTTAAACTGGGCGCGATAAATAGCCGAATGAAGGATTTCTACGACATCTGGTTCCTTGCAGGTCAGTTTCATTTCGACCATCATAAACTTGGCGAGGCTATTACGGCCACATTTCAGCGCCGGGGTACGCTGATGAAATCTCCGGCTATCCTAACGCCTGATTTTGATGATTTTTCCGCTAAACAAAAACAATGGATGGCCTTTGTCACCAAAAATGAACTGGAACATGCACCGGGACAGTTCACTTCAGTAACCCGCATTATCAGACAATTTCTGGCTCCTTATATTGACCGGCAGGAGTGCGGCACATCAGAAGCAAAGGAATGGATACCCGGGCAGGGATGGAAACTATGA
- a CDS encoding type II secretion system protein GspD: MLKNTQGLDPGPILISILKHLLMAGVSLLIISSPVLAATEAETQLHDQAPRLKSLSVKSLTMRELAELLSRSCHTPVMVSSGAADVVVRAYMENVNALDALKTICRTHGLWYRVQPNGVIEVISLQEFREGATVYQEDHVEVITILYPAAEDIGETLFNLYPDRVVWTKPDGSVGDRYDDIQEALDRMDQLAQRAQFALNSGSGSSKSSDDDDDNDDDDNNDTKGPLSSMRWQQEYKKELLSRMTAKDLIALEKSHEKSLWEVTGEYGYVYVSAFPGPNQLVLRSTDKRALEQIKKVVKKLDTITPQVLLEVKVLEVDLNDQHDTGIDWLFQQESDNPRFQASGGFANGFPSGSGGNQIREPNLLLQPQGTGLDPRAFVFNFISDDIRARLNLLEQQGRLTQLATPSLTVADSEASIVFIGTELTVPISVETTPEYNSDGDYISTTYTLNTEQRNVGDTLLLTPKLHADRTVTLRILEENSQLGSQRQFAYGRKSEYTFDTQDIDKRTVASTVVAGDGTLVALGGLIREKAYSNVEGIPFLMNLPFVGSLFKRETEQRERSELLVIIRPYILVAPGETEQVSSDFLERISQHPSAQGDIPALDVSIPEDIAKPKVIKPGGSFYDKIKRSVRIWSIEP; encoded by the coding sequence ATGTTAAAAAACACGCAAGGCCTTGATCCCGGGCCCATTCTGATCTCGATTCTGAAACACCTGCTTATGGCGGGAGTTTCCCTGCTGATCATTTCTTCTCCAGTTTTGGCTGCAACCGAAGCAGAAACACAGCTCCATGATCAGGCACCACGCCTGAAAAGTTTGAGTGTGAAGAGTTTAACCATGCGTGAACTGGCAGAATTATTAAGCCGCTCCTGCCATACGCCGGTTATGGTCAGTTCCGGAGCAGCCGATGTGGTTGTGCGGGCGTACATGGAAAACGTGAATGCTCTGGATGCCCTGAAAACAATCTGCCGAACACATGGACTTTGGTATCGCGTTCAACCCAACGGTGTGATTGAGGTTATCAGTCTTCAGGAATTCCGCGAAGGTGCCACCGTTTATCAAGAAGATCATGTTGAGGTGATTACTATTCTGTATCCTGCGGCAGAAGATATTGGCGAAACCCTGTTCAACCTGTATCCAGACCGTGTGGTATGGACTAAACCCGACGGAAGTGTCGGAGATCGCTATGACGACATACAGGAAGCGCTCGACCGCATGGATCAGCTGGCGCAGCGCGCTCAATTTGCCCTGAACAGCGGATCCGGCAGCAGTAAATCCTCTGATGATGACGATGATAACGACGACGATGACAATAATGATACGAAAGGCCCTCTATCTTCTATGCGTTGGCAGCAGGAATATAAAAAAGAACTGTTATCTAGAATGACGGCAAAAGACTTGATTGCCTTAGAAAAAAGCCATGAGAAATCATTGTGGGAAGTCACCGGCGAATACGGCTATGTATATGTCTCTGCATTTCCCGGCCCCAACCAGCTTGTGCTGCGCTCGACAGATAAACGCGCACTGGAACAAATAAAAAAAGTGGTAAAAAAACTGGATACCATCACCCCGCAAGTCCTGCTCGAAGTAAAAGTACTGGAAGTCGACCTGAATGATCAGCATGATACAGGAATAGACTGGCTTTTTCAGCAGGAATCTGACAATCCCCGCTTCCAGGCCTCCGGCGGATTTGCCAACGGCTTCCCCAGTGGAAGCGGCGGCAATCAGATTCGCGAACCGAATCTGCTGCTTCAACCTCAGGGCACAGGTCTGGATCCGCGCGCATTCGTTTTCAATTTTATCTCCGACGATATCCGTGCCCGTTTGAATTTACTGGAACAGCAGGGACGACTCACACAGTTAGCTACCCCGTCTCTGACCGTCGCCGACAGTGAAGCATCCATCGTTTTCATTGGTACCGAGTTAACCGTTCCCATCAGTGTTGAAACCACGCCCGAGTATAACAGTGACGGCGATTATATATCCACCACCTACACCTTAAATACAGAACAGCGAAATGTCGGCGATACACTATTGCTCACTCCTAAACTCCATGCAGACCGTACCGTTACACTGCGTATTCTGGAAGAAAACTCTCAATTGGGATCTCAGCGCCAGTTCGCATACGGCAGAAAAAGTGAATATACCTTCGACACACAGGACATTGACAAACGGACTGTCGCATCCACTGTCGTCGCAGGGGATGGAACACTGGTTGCACTCGGTGGTCTGATCCGGGAAAAGGCCTATTCCAATGTAGAAGGCATCCCGTTTCTCATGAACTTACCCTTTGTAGGCAGCCTATTTAAACGTGAAACAGAACAGCGTGAGCGAAGCGAATTGCTGGTTATCATCCGCCCATACATTTTAGTGGCCCCTGGCGAAACAGAACAGGTCAGTAGCGACTTTCTTGAACGCATCAGCCAGCACCCGTCCGCACAGGGCGATATTCCGGCGTTGGACGTTTCCATTCCTGAAGATATAGCAAAACCAAAAGTTATAAAACCGGGCGGTTCATTTTATGACAAAATCAAGCGTTCCGTTCGAATTTGGAGTATTGAACCATGA
- a CDS encoding transcriptional regulator, whose protein sequence is MTVENTQKLFRKHGGVMRTREALAHGVHAATLYKMRDTGELEELSRGVYGLPERTITENEDLITVALRIPRAHICLISALAFHELTTQIPRSVYCALPRNVHRPRIDYPPMRFFRFSDASYAAGIESHIMNGTTVYVYSAEKTLVDCFKFRNQIGMDTVIEALRFYGERKRVQIDDLMTHARTCRVENIIKPYLEAMF, encoded by the coding sequence ATGACCGTAGAAAACACACAGAAACTTTTTCGAAAACATGGCGGTGTGATGCGCACACGCGAGGCTCTCGCACATGGAGTGCATGCCGCAACACTATACAAGATGAGGGATACCGGCGAATTGGAGGAGCTGAGCAGAGGTGTCTATGGTTTACCAGAAAGAACGATAACGGAAAATGAGGATCTGATCACAGTTGCCCTCCGAATACCGCGTGCTCATATCTGTCTGATCTCCGCATTAGCTTTCCATGAACTGACTACGCAAATTCCGCGCAGTGTTTACTGTGCGTTGCCGCGCAATGTTCACCGTCCTCGAATTGATTATCCCCCTATGCGATTTTTCCGCTTTTCAGATGCCAGTTATGCCGCCGGAATCGAATCCCATATCATGAACGGCACAACCGTCTATGTGTACAGCGCGGAGAAAACCTTGGTGGATTGCTTCAAATTCCGCAATCAAATCGGGATGGATACCGTGATCGAAGCACTTCGCTTTTATGGTGAACGTAAACGTGTTCAAATAGATGACCTTATGACCCATGCCCGCACATGCCGTGTAGAAAACATCATTAAACCGTACTTGGAGGCGATGTTTTGA